The following proteins come from a genomic window of Rattus norvegicus strain BN/NHsdMcwi chromosome 8, GRCr8, whole genome shotgun sequence:
- the Xirp1 gene encoding xin actin-binding repeat-containing protein 1 isoform X2, translated as MADAQMQVVHTPTIQMRTGEDLPLPPPSALEGLPPPPPKESFSKFQQQRQANELRRLYKHIHPELRKNLEEAVAEDLAKVLGSEEPTEGDVQCMRWIFENWSLDAIGDHERPAGKEPVSGGNVQATSRKFEEGSFTNSSDLEPGPQLSGGDVRATRQLFETKSLDALTGQEEATQMTMKEPAVSGDVQGTRKLFETKPLDMLGSCPSIQDQSPLELRSEIQELKGDVKKTVKLFQTEPLCAIQDAEGAIHEVKAACREEIQSNAVRSARWLFETRPLDAFNQDPSQVRVIRGISLEEGALPDVSATRWIFETQPLDAIREILVDEKDFQPSPDLIPPGPDVQHQRHLFETCALDTLKGERETEAEAPAKEEVIPGDVRSTLWLFETKPLDAFRDQVQVGHLQRVDHQKGEGPVIECLSSNGTSALPLSQGVPQNNGPKGDVKTFKNLFETLPLDSIGQGEPSACGNINRGQRTDSTGLSEGADAPVYAMQDSRGQLHALTSVSREQVVGGDVQGYKWMFETQPLDRLGRSPSTVDVVRGITRQEVVAGDVGTTRWLFETQPLEMIHQQEQQKREEEEGRGPGGPPPELPQKGDVQTIRWLFETYPMSELAEKQESEVTGPVSKAEAQSCTWMFGSQSLNQAEGSGEQHLQTSQVQAGDRQTDSHVFETESLSAQGQSSGRKPVRYCSRVEIPSGQVSRQKEVFQALEAGKRGVQETVLSPGSIPTGSVHKFTWLFENCPMGSLAAESVSGGNLQEEQPKVSADPGTPERQETAAERTLRTLHATPGILHHGGILMEARGPGELCLAKYVLPSPGQGRPCVQKEELVCGELPRIVRQVLGRTDVDQQGLLVQEDTAGQLRLHPLKLPGPGDPENIEDMDPELQQLLACGLGVSMAKTGLVMQETGQGLVALTAYSLQPQPTSRGPERSSVQLLASCIDKGELHSLPSLRWEPPTDSSSVPVTEETQRLPPTESIIRVTPLDSTMKMGHLRVSGSTPCPPLPRAAGKVVLPNGRPGAPLQEARKQVDISHAGQKGKAASGRPEGTIAPPLGSGAPNLQEAMQNLRLATAEAQSLHQQVLSRHAQGSDPAATSISAQDVLQVPTPTTTQGSIMPVAGRDARITAVPRKLL; from the exons ATGGCCGATGCCCAGATGCAGGTAGTTCATACACCAACCATCCAAATGAGGACTGGAGAGGACctgccccttccccctccctcagcCCTAGAGGGTCTGCCGCCACCGCCCCCCAAAGAATCTTTCTCCAAGTTCCAGCAGCAGCGGCAAGCCAACGAGCTTCGCCGTCTCTACAAACACATCCACCCTGAGCTTCGGAAGAACCTCGAGGAGGCTGTAGCCGAGGACCTGGCCAAGGTACTCGGTTCGGAGGAGCCCACCGAGGGCGATGTGCAATGTATGCGCTGGATCTTTGAGAACTGGAGTTTGGATGCCATTGGCGACCACGAGAGGCCAGCTGGCAAGGAGCCTGTGTCAGGTGGCAACGTTCAGGCCACCTCTCGGAAGTTTGAGGAAGGCTCCTTTACCAACAGCTCAGATCTGGAGCCAGGACCCCAGCTGTCAGGGGGTGACGTCCGAGCTACCAGACAGCTGTTTGAGACCAAGTCACTGGATGCACTGACAGGCCAGGAAGAGGCAACACAGATGACCATGAAGGAACCTGCAGTCTCTGGAGATGTACAGGGAACCAGAAAACTCTTTGAGACTAAGCCCCTCGACATGCTGGGCTCCTGCCCCTCTATCCAGGACCAGAGCCCTTTAGAGCTGCGCTCAGAGATTCAGGAGCTGAAGGGTGATGTGAAGAAGACGGTGAAGCTGTTTCAGACGGAGCCTCTATGTGCCATCCAGGATGCAGAGGGCGCCATCCATGAAGTCAAGGCTGCCTGTCGGGAGGAGATCCAGAGCAATGCAGTGAGGTCAGCTCGCTGGCTCTTTGAGACCCGACCTCTGGACGCCTTCAACCAGGACCCCAGCCAGGTGAGGGTGATTCGGGGGATCTCCCTCGAGGAGGGAGCCCTGCCCGACGTCAGTGCAACTCGCTGGATCTTCGAGACGCAGCCTCTGGATGCCATTCGTGAGATCTTGGTGGACGAGAAGGACTTCCAGCCATCTCCAGATCTCATCCCTCCTGGTCCAGACGTTCAGCATCAGCGACATCTGTTTGAGACCTGCGCCCTGGACACtctgaagggagaaagagaaaccgAGGCAGAGGCTCCAGCCAAGGAGGAGGTGATTCCTGGTGACGTCCGCTCTACACTCTGGCTGTTTGAAACAAAACCCCTGGATGCTTTCAGAGACCAGGTCCAAGTGGGTCACCTGCAACGGGTGGATCACCAGAAGGGTGAGGGGCCTGTGATAGAGTGTCTGTCCAGTAACGGCACTTCAGCGCTGCCTCTGTCTCAGGGTGTCCCCCAGAACAATGGGCCGAAAGGGGATGTGAAAACCTTCAAGAATCTTTTTGAGACCCTTCCCTTAGACAGCATTGGGCAGGGTGAGCCTTCAGCCTGTGGAAACATAAACAGAGGACAAAGGACTGATTCTACTGGGCTGTCCGAGGGCGCCGATGCCCCCGTATATGCTATGCAGGACAGCAGAGGACAGCTTCATGCCCTGACTTCTGTCAGCAGAGAGCAGGTAGTTGGAGGTGATGTACAAGGCTACAAGTGGATGTTTGAGACACAGCCCCTGGACCGGCTGGGCAGAAGCCCCAGTACCGTGGATGTGGTGCGAGGCATCACCCGGCAAGAAGTGGTGGCTGGGGATGTAGGCACCACTCGGTGGCTCTTTGAGACGCAACCACTGGAGATGATCCACCAACAAGAGCAGCAGAagcgagaggaggaggaggggaggggtccaGGAGGCCCCCCTCCTGAGCTCCCCCAGAAGGGCGATGTACAAACCATCCGCTGGCTATTTGAGACCTACCCTATGAGCGAGTTGGCAGAGAAGCAGGAATCTGAGGTCACAGGCCCTGTGAGCAAGGCAGAGGCACAGTCATGCACCTGGATGTTTGGGTCCCAATCTCTGAACCAGGCAGAGGGCTCTGGGGAGCAGCACTTGCAAACCAGCCAGGTCCAggctggagacagacagacagacagccatgTCTTTGAGACTGAATCTCTGTCAGCCCAGGGCCAGTCCAGTGGGAGAAAGCCTGTAAGGTACTGCAGCCGAGTGGAGATTCCTTCCGGGCAGGTATCTCGGCAGAAAGAAGTTTTCCAAGCCCTGGAAGCAGGCAAGAGGGGGGTACAGGAGACTGTTTTAAGCCCCGGATCCATCCCCACAGGCTCCGTGCATAAATTCACCTGGCTCTTTGAAAACTGCCCCATGGGCTCCCTGGCAGCAGAGAGTGTCAGTGGGGGCAACCTCCAGGAAGAACAGCCCAAAGTCTCTGCAGACCCTGGGACCCCAGAGAGGCAGGAGACAGCAGCCGAGAGAACCCTTCGGACTTTGCATGCCACCCCTGGCATCCTGCACCACGGAGGGATCCTCATGGAAGCCCGAGGGCCAGGGGAGCTCTGCCTTGCCAAGTATGTGCTCCCAAGCCCAGGGCAGGGGCGCCCCTGTGTACAGAAGGAGGAGCTGGTGTGCGGTGAGCTCCCCAGGATCGTCCGTCAAGTGCTGGGCCGGACAGATGTGGACCAGCAGGGACTGCTGGTTCAGGAGGACACAGCTGGCCAACTCCGACTCCACCCACTCAAACTGCCAGGGCCTGGTGACCCTGAGAATATTGAAGACATGGACCCGGAGCTCCAGCAGCTGCTGGCCTGTGGCCTGGGAGTCTCTATGGCAAAGACGGGGCTGGTGATGCAAGAAACAGGACAGGGCCTAGTGGCATTGACTGCCTActccctccagccccagccaaCCAGCAGGGGCCCTGAAAGAAGCAGTGTGCAGCTGCTGGCCAGCTGCATAGACAAAGGAGAACTGCACAGCCTTCCCAGTTTGCGGTGGGAGCCGCCAACAGACTCAAGTTCAGTACCAGTTACTGAGGAGACCCAGAGGCTTCCCCCAACTGAGAGCATCATACGCGTCACCCCATTAGACTCCACCATGAAGATGGGGCATCTGAGAGTCTCAGGATCCACACCCTGCCCACCTCTACCTCGGGCAGCTGGAAAAGTGGTCCTTCCAAATGGGAGACCGGGAGCACCATtgcaggaagcaaggaagcaagtgGATATCAGCCATGCTGGGCAGAAAGGGAAGGCAGCCTCAGGAAGACCAGAAGGAACCATTGCTCCTCCTTTAGGGTCTGGGGCTCCAAATCTCCAGGAGGCCATGCAAAATCTGCGTTTGGCAACTGCTGAGGCCCAAAGCCTGCACCAGCAGGTTCTGAGCAGGCATGCACAGGGCTCTGACCCTGCAGCCACCTCCATATCTGCTCAAGATGTTCTGCAAGTGCCGACTCCTACCACTACCCAAGGTAGCATCATGCCTGTGGCTGGAAGGGACGCCAGGATCACAGCGGTCCCCAGAAAG CTGCTGTGA
- the Xirp1 gene encoding xin actin-binding repeat-containing protein 1 isoform X1, whose protein sequence is MADAQMQVVHTPTIQMRTGEDLPLPPPSALEGLPPPPPKESFSKFQQQRQANELRRLYKHIHPELRKNLEEAVAEDLAKVLGSEEPTEGDVQCMRWIFENWSLDAIGDHERPAGKEPVSGGNVQATSRKFEEGSFTNSSDLEPGPQLSGGDVRATRQLFETKSLDALTGQEEATQMTMKEPAVSGDVQGTRKLFETKPLDMLGSCPSIQDQSPLELRSEIQELKGDVKKTVKLFQTEPLCAIQDAEGAIHEVKAACREEIQSNAVRSARWLFETRPLDAFNQDPSQVRVIRGISLEEGALPDVSATRWIFETQPLDAIREILVDEKDFQPSPDLIPPGPDVQHQRHLFETCALDTLKGERETEAEAPAKEEVIPGDVRSTLWLFETKPLDAFRDQVQVGHLQRVDHQKGEGPVIECLSSNGTSALPLSQGVPQNNGPKGDVKTFKNLFETLPLDSIGQGEPSACGNINRGQRTDSTGLSEGADAPVYAMQDSRGQLHALTSVSREQVVGGDVQGYKWMFETQPLDRLGRSPSTVDVVRGITRQEVVAGDVGTTRWLFETQPLEMIHQQEQQKREEEEGRGPGGPPPELPQKGDVQTIRWLFETYPMSELAEKQESEVTGPVSKAEAQSCTWMFGSQSLNQAEGSGEQHLQTSQVQAGDRQTDSHVFETESLSAQGQSSGRKPVRYCSRVEIPSGQVSRQKEVFQALEAGKRGVQETVLSPGSIPTGSVHKFTWLFENCPMGSLAAESVSGGNLQEEQPKVSADPGTPERQETAAERTLRTLHATPGILHHGGILMEARGPGELCLAKYVLPSPGQGRPCVQKEELVCGELPRIVRQVLGRTDVDQQGLLVQEDTAGQLRLHPLKLPGPGDPENIEDMDPELQQLLACGLGVSMAKTGLVMQETGQGLVALTAYSLQPQPTSRGPERSSVQLLASCIDKGELHSLPSLRWEPPTDSSSVPVTEETQRLPPTESIIRVTPLDSTMKMGHLRVSGSTPCPPLPRAAGKVVLPNGRPGAPLQEARKQVDISHAGQKGKAASGRPEGTIAPPLGSGAPNLQEAMQNLRLATAEAQSLHQQVLSRHAQGSDPAATSISAQDVLQVPTPTTTQGSIMPVAGRDARITAVPRKVSGDNKAVPRGLPRGRVTIQDGIYAAHPVRTSDLPGAIQPSEKEPQPRDSPPQADQGQSPRPEYHEPGGHSQRAWGPLGKVMPQIWPECLQAADTSLKTVPLTHHTLTPKPQAAGDSLHSHNASPPTLPAAVTEEPDHPAQGHHQKDSVQQASKPLREPLLHSHNRPAGQKTLEGSETKLSKAESTVLPRKKPPVPPKPAHLSQVHPPHRLPKPLAASASISEAGQDHKPGEPGVANPGSAKAPTIAGQGCLPLAECSKGQKQPMRQYPLSTTASRPSGGQTSNSNSQSPESRKLTILNNDNDVSPPQKHPSSPKQQPMDGSKQRTPESPEIVQGSHQELQGLLSQVQTLEKEAAHTVNVQTLRKLFEGAPQLAGGTRQVPTAPHKTEVSVEQAFGELTRVSSKVAQLKEQTLARLLDIEETVHKALSSIFSFQSEGHTSSPPQGSAKDLGVKKVSTSNRARPMGSNQVKEPPAVENQEKVESRPEAQGQDEIRNHAEARGQAAVNVLPSRRLETARAEPGLQQVSPSCRGSSSPTFISIQSAAKTLLDASSPQGSHSISGKNTHLAQDISQALLYQRDIQDQAGTKEMAIKGSVPTGQQENVLEFQTGSATSKSYGATKTVTEQYEEMDQFGNTVLTSSTTITQQAEPLMDPRPQLGLYTFPMLRQFLHSPSRFNSDLAGAEIPWVPCSHFHPAAQ, encoded by the coding sequence ATGGCCGATGCCCAGATGCAGGTAGTTCATACACCAACCATCCAAATGAGGACTGGAGAGGACctgccccttccccctccctcagcCCTAGAGGGTCTGCCGCCACCGCCCCCCAAAGAATCTTTCTCCAAGTTCCAGCAGCAGCGGCAAGCCAACGAGCTTCGCCGTCTCTACAAACACATCCACCCTGAGCTTCGGAAGAACCTCGAGGAGGCTGTAGCCGAGGACCTGGCCAAGGTACTCGGTTCGGAGGAGCCCACCGAGGGCGATGTGCAATGTATGCGCTGGATCTTTGAGAACTGGAGTTTGGATGCCATTGGCGACCACGAGAGGCCAGCTGGCAAGGAGCCTGTGTCAGGTGGCAACGTTCAGGCCACCTCTCGGAAGTTTGAGGAAGGCTCCTTTACCAACAGCTCAGATCTGGAGCCAGGACCCCAGCTGTCAGGGGGTGACGTCCGAGCTACCAGACAGCTGTTTGAGACCAAGTCACTGGATGCACTGACAGGCCAGGAAGAGGCAACACAGATGACCATGAAGGAACCTGCAGTCTCTGGAGATGTACAGGGAACCAGAAAACTCTTTGAGACTAAGCCCCTCGACATGCTGGGCTCCTGCCCCTCTATCCAGGACCAGAGCCCTTTAGAGCTGCGCTCAGAGATTCAGGAGCTGAAGGGTGATGTGAAGAAGACGGTGAAGCTGTTTCAGACGGAGCCTCTATGTGCCATCCAGGATGCAGAGGGCGCCATCCATGAAGTCAAGGCTGCCTGTCGGGAGGAGATCCAGAGCAATGCAGTGAGGTCAGCTCGCTGGCTCTTTGAGACCCGACCTCTGGACGCCTTCAACCAGGACCCCAGCCAGGTGAGGGTGATTCGGGGGATCTCCCTCGAGGAGGGAGCCCTGCCCGACGTCAGTGCAACTCGCTGGATCTTCGAGACGCAGCCTCTGGATGCCATTCGTGAGATCTTGGTGGACGAGAAGGACTTCCAGCCATCTCCAGATCTCATCCCTCCTGGTCCAGACGTTCAGCATCAGCGACATCTGTTTGAGACCTGCGCCCTGGACACtctgaagggagaaagagaaaccgAGGCAGAGGCTCCAGCCAAGGAGGAGGTGATTCCTGGTGACGTCCGCTCTACACTCTGGCTGTTTGAAACAAAACCCCTGGATGCTTTCAGAGACCAGGTCCAAGTGGGTCACCTGCAACGGGTGGATCACCAGAAGGGTGAGGGGCCTGTGATAGAGTGTCTGTCCAGTAACGGCACTTCAGCGCTGCCTCTGTCTCAGGGTGTCCCCCAGAACAATGGGCCGAAAGGGGATGTGAAAACCTTCAAGAATCTTTTTGAGACCCTTCCCTTAGACAGCATTGGGCAGGGTGAGCCTTCAGCCTGTGGAAACATAAACAGAGGACAAAGGACTGATTCTACTGGGCTGTCCGAGGGCGCCGATGCCCCCGTATATGCTATGCAGGACAGCAGAGGACAGCTTCATGCCCTGACTTCTGTCAGCAGAGAGCAGGTAGTTGGAGGTGATGTACAAGGCTACAAGTGGATGTTTGAGACACAGCCCCTGGACCGGCTGGGCAGAAGCCCCAGTACCGTGGATGTGGTGCGAGGCATCACCCGGCAAGAAGTGGTGGCTGGGGATGTAGGCACCACTCGGTGGCTCTTTGAGACGCAACCACTGGAGATGATCCACCAACAAGAGCAGCAGAagcgagaggaggaggaggggaggggtccaGGAGGCCCCCCTCCTGAGCTCCCCCAGAAGGGCGATGTACAAACCATCCGCTGGCTATTTGAGACCTACCCTATGAGCGAGTTGGCAGAGAAGCAGGAATCTGAGGTCACAGGCCCTGTGAGCAAGGCAGAGGCACAGTCATGCACCTGGATGTTTGGGTCCCAATCTCTGAACCAGGCAGAGGGCTCTGGGGAGCAGCACTTGCAAACCAGCCAGGTCCAggctggagacagacagacagacagccatgTCTTTGAGACTGAATCTCTGTCAGCCCAGGGCCAGTCCAGTGGGAGAAAGCCTGTAAGGTACTGCAGCCGAGTGGAGATTCCTTCCGGGCAGGTATCTCGGCAGAAAGAAGTTTTCCAAGCCCTGGAAGCAGGCAAGAGGGGGGTACAGGAGACTGTTTTAAGCCCCGGATCCATCCCCACAGGCTCCGTGCATAAATTCACCTGGCTCTTTGAAAACTGCCCCATGGGCTCCCTGGCAGCAGAGAGTGTCAGTGGGGGCAACCTCCAGGAAGAACAGCCCAAAGTCTCTGCAGACCCTGGGACCCCAGAGAGGCAGGAGACAGCAGCCGAGAGAACCCTTCGGACTTTGCATGCCACCCCTGGCATCCTGCACCACGGAGGGATCCTCATGGAAGCCCGAGGGCCAGGGGAGCTCTGCCTTGCCAAGTATGTGCTCCCAAGCCCAGGGCAGGGGCGCCCCTGTGTACAGAAGGAGGAGCTGGTGTGCGGTGAGCTCCCCAGGATCGTCCGTCAAGTGCTGGGCCGGACAGATGTGGACCAGCAGGGACTGCTGGTTCAGGAGGACACAGCTGGCCAACTCCGACTCCACCCACTCAAACTGCCAGGGCCTGGTGACCCTGAGAATATTGAAGACATGGACCCGGAGCTCCAGCAGCTGCTGGCCTGTGGCCTGGGAGTCTCTATGGCAAAGACGGGGCTGGTGATGCAAGAAACAGGACAGGGCCTAGTGGCATTGACTGCCTActccctccagccccagccaaCCAGCAGGGGCCCTGAAAGAAGCAGTGTGCAGCTGCTGGCCAGCTGCATAGACAAAGGAGAACTGCACAGCCTTCCCAGTTTGCGGTGGGAGCCGCCAACAGACTCAAGTTCAGTACCAGTTACTGAGGAGACCCAGAGGCTTCCCCCAACTGAGAGCATCATACGCGTCACCCCATTAGACTCCACCATGAAGATGGGGCATCTGAGAGTCTCAGGATCCACACCCTGCCCACCTCTACCTCGGGCAGCTGGAAAAGTGGTCCTTCCAAATGGGAGACCGGGAGCACCATtgcaggaagcaaggaagcaagtgGATATCAGCCATGCTGGGCAGAAAGGGAAGGCAGCCTCAGGAAGACCAGAAGGAACCATTGCTCCTCCTTTAGGGTCTGGGGCTCCAAATCTCCAGGAGGCCATGCAAAATCTGCGTTTGGCAACTGCTGAGGCCCAAAGCCTGCACCAGCAGGTTCTGAGCAGGCATGCACAGGGCTCTGACCCTGCAGCCACCTCCATATCTGCTCAAGATGTTCTGCAAGTGCCGACTCCTACCACTACCCAAGGTAGCATCATGCCTGTGGCTGGAAGGGACGCCAGGATCACAGCGGTCCCCAGAAAGGTCAGTGGAGACAACAAAGCAGTCCCCAGAGGGCTGCCTAGGGGGCGGGTGACCATACAGGATGGTATCTATGCTGCTCACCCTGTGAGAACCTCTGACCTACCTGGGGCCATCCAGCCTTCTGAAAAAGAACCCCAGCCAAGGGACAGCCCACCCCAGGCAGACCAAGGTCAGAGTCCCAGGCCAGAATATCACGAGCCTGGGGGTCACTCACAAAGGGCTTGGGGACCTCTGGGGAAAGTGATGCCACAAATCTGGCCTGAGTGCCTCCAGGCAGCAGACACCTCCCTGAAGACTGTCCCTCTAACTCACCACACTCTGACACCTAAACCCCAGGCTGCAGGTGACAGCCTGCACTCCCATAATGCCTCTCCTCCTACTCTCCCAGCTGCTGTGACAGAAGAACCAGACCACCCAGCTCAAGGCCACCACCAGAAGGACTCCGTCCAGCAGGCCTCCAAGCCCCTGCGGGAACCCCTTCTTCACAGTCACAACAGACCTGCTGGCCAGAAAACCCTTGAAGGGTCAGAGACAAAGCTCTCTAAAGCGGAATCCACTGTGCTTCCAAGAAAGAAACCCCCAGTGCCTCCGAAACCTGCCCATCTAAGCCAAGTCCACCCACCTCATAGGCTGCCCAAGCCCTTAGCAGCCTCTGCCAGCATCTCAGAAGCAGGACAAGACCATAAGCCAGGTGAGCCAGGTGTAGCCAACCCTGGGTCGGCCAAAGCTCCCACAATAGCAGGTCAGGGCTGCCTGCCCCTGGCTGAGTGCTCCAAGGGGCAGAAACAGCCTATGCGCCAGTATCCACTCAGCACCACAGCTTCCAGACCTAGCGGGGGCCAAACAAGCAACAGCAACAGCCAGAGCCCTGAGTCTCGCAAGTTGACCATTCTCAACAATGACAATGACGTCAGCCCACCACAAAAGCACCCTAGCTCCCCAAAACAGCAGCCTATGGATGGTTCCAAGCAGAGGACCCCTGAGAGCCCAGAGATTGTTCAGGGCAGCCATCAAGAGCTCCAGGGCCTCCTGAGCCAAGTGCAAACCCTGGAGAAGGAAGCAGCCCACACCGTGAATGTGCAGACCCTGCGGAAGCTCTTTGAGGGTGCACCCCAGCTGGCAGGGGGTACCCGTCAGGTTCCCACAGCTCCTCACAAGACTGAGGTCTCAGTGGAGCAGGCCTTTGGGGAGCTAACTCGGGTGAGTTCAAAGGTTGCCCAGCTGAAAGAACAGACCCTAGCCAGGCTGCTGGACATCGAAGAAACAGTGCACAAGGCTCTGAGCTCCATATTTAGCTTCCAGTCCGAGGGTCACACAAGCAGCCCTCCACAGGGAAGTGCAAAGGATCTCGGTGTGAAAAAGGTCTCCACCAGTAACAGAGCCAGACCGATGGGCTCCAACCAGGTCAAAGAGCCACCTGCAGTCGAAAACCAAGAAAAGGTTGAGAGCCGTCCTGAGGCGCAAGGTCAAGATGAGATTAGAAatcatgcagaggccagaggtcaggcAGCAGTGAATGTCCTGCCCTCCAGGAGGCTGGAGACGGCAAGAGCCGAGCCTGGCCTCCAACAAGTCTCACCTTCCTGCAGGGGATCCTCCTCTCCAACTTTCATCTCTATCCAATCAGCTGCAAAGACGCTTCTAGATGCTTCCAGCCCTCAGGGAAGCCATTCTATCTCAGGGAAAAATACACACCTAGCTCAGGACATAAGCCAAGCCCTGCTCTACCAGAGAGATATCCAGGATCAGGCTGGGACAAAGGAGATGGCCATCAAGGGCTCTGTGCCCACAGGGCAGCAAGAGAATGTTCTGGAATTCCAGACTGGGTCTGCTACCTCCAAGTCCTATGGAGCCACGAAAACAGTGACTGAACAGTATGAGGAGATGGACCAATTTGGGAATACAGTCCTCActtcctccaccaccatcacccagcagGCAGAGCCTCTGATGGACCCCAGGCCCCAACTCGGGCTCTACACTTTTCCCATGCTAAGGCAGTTCCTCCACAGTCCCTCCAGGTTCAACAGCGACCTGGCTGGTGCCGAGATACCATGGGTTCCCTGTAGCCACTTCCATCCGGCTGCCCAGTGA